In one Mucilaginibacter ginsenosidivorax genomic region, the following are encoded:
- a CDS encoding winged helix-turn-helix transcriptional regulator yields the protein MGVAEKAAEVLSTPRNQQEEVRALQDTIYVIGGKWKLPIINSLCNGNKRFRDIERSIPGITTRMLSRELKEMEANQLLKRTVTPDTPVLVEYTVTEYCRSFGDIILEMIKWGKQHREKIRSAE from the coding sequence ATGGGAGTAGCAGAGAAAGCGGCAGAAGTTTTATCCACACCGCGTAACCAACAAGAGGAAGTAAGGGCCTTACAGGACACAATTTATGTTATTGGCGGCAAATGGAAGCTGCCGATCATTAACTCACTTTGCAACGGCAATAAGCGTTTTCGCGATATTGAGCGGAGCATACCGGGTATTACAACGCGCATGTTATCCCGCGAACTTAAAGAAATGGAGGCTAACCAGTTGCTTAAACGCACGGTAACACCAGACACCCCCGTGCTGGTGGAATATACCGTGACGGAATATTGCCGGAGTTTCGGCGATATTATCCTCGAGATGATTAAGTGGGGTAAACAACACCGCGAGAAGATCAGGTCAGCCGAATGA
- a CDS encoding DUF3500 domain-containing protein produces MKKLILSVGSGLLLTVCILVACKKSSSTDGTTTTTTTTTTTASVSALTCGSAVVSSTATVNTVFSGSATIPYTGGNGVAYTAGSAISSTGVTGLTATLAAGTLASGAGNITYAIAGTPTSTGTASFSITFGGQTCSFTVTVDAASTSTTGCSTSNTIASKVVCLANAFLATLSTSQQSSVVLTLNLSNAKRWSNLPCGLSCRNGLAFSSLTSTQLAAAKAVAQAAFGTTTGEGYDEFTQIMAADDYLGQTASGYSSGNYVIAFLGTPTTTGKWMLQIGGHHYAQNITYDAGVVTSITPLHQGVEPKGSFTLSGTTYSGPMESEHSAMQDMLGSFTSTELASAKITSTFSDCLMIPGSTTNTFPTTKQGIKVSTLSSAAQAKVLAAMMPWINDLDATSAAAFTTIYQNELASTYVCYSSNTSAVAGTASSFLTTNTDYVRIDGPSVWIEFICQTGVVLSGIHYHSVMRDHSRDYIGL; encoded by the coding sequence ATGAAAAAGTTAATACTTTCTGTAGGGTCAGGCTTGCTACTGACGGTCTGCATCCTGGTAGCTTGTAAAAAAAGCAGCTCAACTGATGGAACAACAACTACTACTACCACAACAACCACAACGGCTTCGGTTTCTGCTTTAACCTGTGGTTCGGCGGTGGTATCATCAACAGCAACCGTTAACACCGTATTTAGCGGCAGCGCCACCATACCGTATACAGGGGGCAATGGGGTTGCTTATACCGCCGGTAGCGCAATATCTTCAACCGGGGTTACCGGCCTAACGGCAACTTTGGCTGCGGGTACCCTGGCCAGTGGGGCAGGTAATATTACTTATGCCATTGCCGGTACGCCCACATCAACAGGCACTGCCTCTTTTTCAATTACCTTTGGCGGGCAAACCTGCAGTTTCACAGTCACGGTAGATGCCGCCAGCACATCTACAACAGGTTGCTCTACCTCAAACACCATTGCATCAAAAGTAGTATGCCTGGCCAACGCTTTCCTGGCAACGCTTAGTACCTCGCAGCAATCGTCTGTTGTACTTACACTCAACCTTAGCAATGCAAAAAGATGGTCGAACCTGCCTTGCGGGCTTTCATGCAGGAACGGATTAGCATTCAGCAGCTTAACCAGCACTCAATTGGCCGCTGCAAAAGCTGTTGCACAGGCTGCTTTCGGAACAACAACCGGCGAAGGTTATGACGAGTTTACACAAATTATGGCCGCTGATGATTACCTGGGCCAAACTGCTTCCGGCTATTCTTCAGGTAACTATGTTATTGCGTTTTTAGGCACCCCAACTACAACTGGAAAATGGATGCTGCAAATTGGCGGACACCACTACGCGCAAAATATTACTTATGATGCCGGTGTTGTTACCAGTATTACACCTTTGCACCAGGGAGTTGAACCCAAAGGCTCATTTACTTTAAGCGGAACTACTTACAGCGGCCCGATGGAATCTGAACATAGCGCTATGCAGGATATGCTTGGCTCTTTCACAAGTACCGAATTGGCTTCGGCAAAAATAACCAGTACTTTTTCAGATTGTTTGATGATACCGGGCTCTACCACCAATACGTTCCCAACTACCAAACAGGGTATTAAAGTTAGTACGCTAAGCAGTGCCGCACAAGCTAAGGTACTGGCAGCCATGATGCCGTGGATAAACGATCTGGATGCCACTTCGGCCGCCGCATTTACCACCATTTATCAAAATGAGCTTGCAAGCACCTATGTTTGCTATTCAAGTAATACATCTGCCGTTGCAGGTACTGCCAGTTCATTTTTAACAACCAATACCGATTATGTAAGGATAGACGGGCCGAGCGTTTGGATAGAGTTCATCTGCCAAACGGGCGTGGTACTTTCGGGCATTCACTACCACAGCGTTATGCGAGATCATAGCCGCGATTACATAGGTTTATAA
- a CDS encoding SDR family oxidoreductase gives METLKNKIAVITGGNSGIGYATAKEMKAQGATVIITGRRPEALDRAVNELGVTGFIADQSSIIQTEDLVKKIETQFGKIDILFINAGIAGTAPIEQATETLFDSIIDINFKGAYFTLSKFIPLLNDGASVVFLSSNTASMNGVHSSIYSSGKAALNSVMRIAALELAPRGIRVNSVSPGPTQTEILNKIGMDETARKNLDNWMIERIPLKKMGQPGDVAKMVAYFSGDAAKFITGAEVVMDGGMSLA, from the coding sequence ATGGAAACTTTAAAAAATAAAATAGCCGTTATAACCGGCGGCAACAGCGGTATAGGCTATGCCACCGCTAAAGAAATGAAAGCGCAGGGTGCCACAGTAATCATAACAGGACGAAGGCCGGAAGCCTTAGATCGGGCTGTAAACGAACTCGGCGTAACGGGTTTTATCGCCGATCAATCAAGTATAATACAGACTGAAGACCTCGTAAAAAAGATCGAAACACAATTCGGCAAAATAGATATCCTGTTCATCAATGCCGGCATTGCAGGTACCGCGCCCATCGAACAGGCTACCGAAACACTTTTTGACAGCATTATCGACATCAATTTCAAAGGTGCGTATTTTACGCTCAGCAAATTTATACCGTTGCTGAACGATGGTGCATCGGTTGTGTTCCTTTCATCCAATACGGCCAGCATGAATGGGGTACATTCATCTATTTATTCTTCGGGTAAAGCTGCGCTGAATTCGGTCATGCGCATCGCCGCCCTTGAACTGGCTCCCCGCGGCATCCGCGTAAACTCAGTTAGTCCGGGCCCCACTCAAACAGAGATACTTAATAAAATTGGCATGGATGAAACAGCGCGAAAAAACCTGGACAACTGGATGATTGAACGCATCCCTTTAAAGAAAATGGGCCAGCCCGGGGATGTGGCCAAAATGGTGGCCTATTTCTCGGGCGACGCAGCAAAATTCATAACCGGGGCCGAAGTTGTGATGGATGGCGGCATGAGCCTGGCATGA
- a CDS encoding glycoside hydrolase family 25 protein yields MPPPVKKTPPKTTVPAKRKAAAKKKTSSAVPTGWIFASIGLLLIVLSPFYYGYVLKTATATWRWILDAGEPTNYRTYKSFGVRIPANYTVHGIDVSSYQGKINWQKVKQMNEDGVHIKFAFIKATEGVLMTDPYFQRNWREAPKAGLVCGAYHFFLPQKSGLWQAKFMLQTVKIEKGDLPMVVDVERLYRTTPEKMRIQLKLFIHQIETKTGVKPIIYTNLSFYQDYLQGYFDEYPLWIAHYYQPQLNVSSNTNWQFWQHSDRAHINGINQRVDMSIFKGDTTAFEKLLVK; encoded by the coding sequence AAAACCACAGTTCCCGCAAAACGGAAAGCTGCCGCGAAGAAAAAAACATCTTCCGCAGTTCCTACAGGATGGATATTTGCCTCTATTGGCTTATTGCTCATAGTGCTTTCGCCTTTTTATTATGGCTACGTTTTAAAAACGGCAACCGCAACCTGGCGATGGATACTTGACGCCGGCGAACCTACCAATTACCGCACTTACAAAAGTTTTGGTGTACGCATACCGGCCAACTATACAGTGCATGGCATTGATGTGTCATCGTACCAGGGCAAAATAAACTGGCAAAAGGTAAAGCAGATGAACGAGGATGGTGTACATATCAAATTTGCCTTTATTAAGGCAACCGAAGGCGTTTTAATGACCGACCCCTATTTTCAACGCAACTGGCGCGAAGCTCCCAAGGCCGGCCTCGTTTGTGGTGCATACCATTTCTTTTTGCCGCAAAAAAGTGGATTATGGCAGGCTAAATTCATGCTGCAAACGGTAAAAATTGAAAAAGGCGACCTACCGATGGTTGTAGATGTGGAGAGGCTATACCGCACTACGCCCGAAAAAATGCGTATCCAGCTTAAGCTGTTCATTCACCAAATAGAAACCAAAACCGGTGTAAAACCCATTATTTACACCAACCTGAGCTTTTACCAGGACTACCTGCAAGGTTATTTTGACGAATACCCGCTGTGGATAGCCCATTATTACCAACCCCAGTTAAATGTGAGCAGTAATACCAATTGGCAATTTTGGCAACACTCCGATAGGGCGCACATCAATGGCATTAATCAAAGGGTTGATATGAGTATTTTTAAAGGCGACACTACCGCGTTTGAAAAATTGCTGGTGAAGTAA
- a CDS encoding bifunctional YncE family protein/alkaline phosphatase family protein has product MKISTLSFCVLIIGVVSACHSVITDSTGGSQEQTDMHSTYDDSTLNNKILPVMMPYNRLIDPAGKVVRFGDPNFENHSLDIKLIPGTSVLAVEDRYGITLIDSVGGKVIAQWTYNKDKRYNALMSTYSGLKVHKNGSETQIFWSAANGDSHKSFVMQGAWNGQDISIKNAFEFKPVAPSPLALPNELVINNEAGTDYLYVALNGNNQVAKINLSTQQTVYTKPTGVAPYGLALVGQHLFITNWGGAEPTDTTGRETAGVPYGKTYIDPKTGATSTGSIQVIDIASGNVLKEISVGLHPNVIIADKSNRFLYVANANSDNVSVINTATFKVIETIPVRLMQDKNGYIGDSPNALALSNDGNTLYVANGLDNAVAVVELGSTSSANGKGKTFVKGFIPTEAYPGGLLIVDKTLFVTNLEGEGSRVSTKEFKAGSQVPDDVTAYNSHHEKATVSIIPLPDDELLKIYANRVKTLNLTFRQDIAQLVPRKNIAPKPMPDRIGEPSVFKHVLYIIKENRTYDQVLGDLPQGKGMPSLCIYGDSITPNQHKLAKDFVLLDNYYASGKCSAEGHQWTDAAMVTDYVEKNVRAWFRSYPHVQEDALVYDKKGFIWNNAADHGKKVRIYGEASAPHYDEKLSWTDIYNNYKAGIPLKFYNTSTISRVRPMLSQNYPGSDELKITDQIRASAFISELKGYENQPGDELPELMVMALSTDHTQGTRPGLPKPEAMVADNDLALGRIIEAVSKSRFWKNTVIFVTEDDSQAGWDHVSAYRTTGFVVSPYSQLQKTVSTNYNQTCVVRSIEQILGIPPMNIIDATALPMFSCFSDRPTAYTYSTVPNRIPLNDINPKLAVLKGQALYFAKASSKPEFDHIDGGNDDMLNRILWYAAKGKKTYPVKLTGKADKDDDD; this is encoded by the coding sequence ATGAAAATATCTACATTATCTTTTTGTGTTTTAATTATCGGGGTGGTTTCCGCCTGTCATTCGGTTATTACCGATAGCACTGGGGGCAGCCAGGAGCAAACCGATATGCACAGTACCTATGACGATAGCACCTTAAACAATAAGATATTACCAGTAATGATGCCTTATAACCGGCTGATTGACCCTGCCGGCAAAGTGGTGCGTTTTGGCGACCCCAATTTTGAAAACCATAGCCTTGATATCAAACTGATTCCGGGAACCTCGGTTTTAGCAGTTGAAGACCGGTACGGCATTACCCTCATTGATTCGGTTGGCGGAAAGGTTATAGCACAATGGACTTATAACAAAGATAAACGATACAACGCCCTGATGAGCACTTACTCGGGCTTAAAGGTTCATAAAAATGGTTCGGAAACGCAGATTTTCTGGAGCGCTGCCAATGGCGATTCGCATAAATCGTTTGTAATGCAGGGCGCATGGAACGGGCAGGATATCAGCATCAAAAACGCATTTGAATTTAAACCCGTTGCGCCATCACCACTGGCATTACCCAACGAACTGGTAATTAATAATGAGGCTGGTACCGATTATTTATATGTAGCCTTAAATGGAAATAACCAGGTTGCCAAAATCAATTTATCTACCCAACAAACCGTTTACACCAAACCAACCGGGGTAGCGCCGTATGGCCTTGCGCTTGTTGGGCAACACCTGTTCATTACCAACTGGGGCGGCGCCGAACCTACCGATACTACCGGCCGGGAAACCGCGGGTGTACCCTACGGAAAAACCTACATCGACCCCAAAACGGGCGCTACGAGTACAGGCAGCATACAGGTAATTGATATTGCAAGTGGCAATGTATTGAAAGAAATTTCTGTTGGCCTGCACCCCAATGTTATTATAGCCGATAAAAGCAACCGCTTTTTATATGTTGCCAATGCCAACAGCGATAACGTATCTGTAATAAACACCGCAACTTTTAAGGTGATTGAAACCATCCCTGTAAGGTTGATGCAGGATAAAAATGGCTATATCGGCGATTCGCCAAACGCACTTGCGCTTAGTAACGATGGTAACACTTTGTACGTTGCTAACGGGCTTGATAACGCGGTTGCGGTAGTTGAGCTTGGTTCAACTTCATCAGCCAACGGCAAGGGCAAAACATTTGTTAAAGGCTTTATCCCTACCGAGGCCTATCCCGGCGGCTTGCTGATTGTTGATAAAACACTTTTTGTAACCAACCTGGAAGGCGAAGGATCAAGGGTAAGTACCAAAGAGTTTAAAGCTGGCTCGCAGGTACCTGATGATGTTACCGCTTATAACTCGCACCACGAAAAAGCTACGGTATCTATCATTCCATTGCCTGATGATGAGTTATTAAAAATATATGCCAATCGGGTAAAAACGCTTAACCTAACCTTCAGGCAGGATATTGCGCAGCTGGTACCACGCAAAAACATTGCTCCAAAACCCATGCCCGACCGTATTGGCGAACCATCGGTATTTAAGCACGTACTATATATCATCAAAGAAAACCGCACTTACGACCAGGTGTTAGGCGATCTTCCACAAGGCAAAGGCATGCCCTCTTTATGTATTTACGGCGATAGCATCACCCCCAATCAGCATAAGCTGGCTAAAGATTTTGTACTGCTTGATAACTACTACGCATCGGGCAAATGCTCGGCGGAAGGGCATCAGTGGACCGATGCCGCTATGGTTACCGACTACGTGGAGAAAAACGTTCGCGCCTGGTTCCGCAGTTACCCGCATGTGCAGGAAGACGCCCTGGTGTACGACAAGAAAGGTTTTATATGGAACAACGCCGCCGATCACGGTAAAAAAGTAAGGATTTACGGCGAGGCATCGGCACCCCATTATGACGAAAAATTAAGCTGGACGGATATATACAATAACTATAAAGCCGGCATCCCGCTTAAGTTTTATAACACCAGCACCATATCAAGAGTGAGGCCCATGCTATCGCAAAACTACCCCGGATCGGACGAGTTGAAAATAACCGACCAGATACGGGCCTCTGCTTTTATCAGCGAGTTAAAAGGTTATGAAAACCAACCCGGCGACGAACTGCCTGAGCTGATGGTAATGGCCCTATCAACAGATCATACGCAAGGTACCCGGCCAGGCCTTCCTAAACCGGAAGCTATGGTGGCCGATAACGACCTTGCCCTCGGCCGCATCATTGAAGCCGTATCCAAAAGCCGTTTCTGGAAAAACACCGTAATATTTGTTACCGAGGATGACTCGCAAGCCGGGTGGGATCATGTATCTGCTTACCGTACAACAGGTTTTGTGGTAAGTCCGTACAGCCAGCTGCAAAAAACCGTATCAACAAATTATAACCAAACTTGCGTTGTAAGGTCGATAGAGCAAATATTGGGCATACCGCCAATGAATATTATTGACGCAACCGCCCTGCCCATGTTCAGCTGCTTTAGCGACAGGCCAACTGCCTACACTTACAGCACCGTGCCAAACCGCATCCCGCTTAATGATATCAACCCAAAACTTGCCGTACTTAAGGGACAAGCTTTGTATTTTGCCAAAGCATCCTCAAAACCGGAGTTTGACCATATTGACGGCGGTAACGACGACATGCTGAACCGTATTTTATGGTACGCCGCAAAAGGTAAAAAAACTTACCCTGTTAAATTAACCGGCAAAGCCGACAAGGATGATGATGATTAA
- a CDS encoding glycosyl hydrolase family 28 protein — translation MKKRIITLFLLLLCIGNLAKAQLITCNAPDGAALTTDFTVRVRQNGKGWKTVPTYMAKVTNKVNTNSEYQLSSFAYFDFSGVVEVAVTYNRGIVKQARVRPLSFGISPKIQSNKVSFFLDKPRNLSIEINGDIFHNLQLFANPLETFRPSWADTSVTYFGPGIHQVGVLKARSNQTIYIAAGAIVQGQILIDKVENVRVLGRGILTQLPVSPKADIKNTSPAIIPGSRNDQLTITFSKNVEVNGIIVLPHKYSVLIGQSAGVKISNFKSFSFEGNADGIDVFCSSDVAISDIFMRNSDDCIAIYGHRWNYYGNSKNITVANATLWADVAHPILIGTHGDTNNPDTLENMTFKNIDILEQHEHQIDYQGCIALNAGDSNLLNQISFENIRVEDFREGQLVNIRVMFNHYYNTSPGRGIQNIYFKDIYFKGSHANISVIAGYDNDRRIKNVVFENLKINGIGIADDMPGKPSYYKTADMANILIGEHTDGIRFISSKNK, via the coding sequence ATGAAAAAAAGAATTATCACCCTGTTTTTATTGTTGTTGTGTATTGGTAACCTTGCAAAAGCTCAGCTTATAACCTGTAACGCTCCTGACGGGGCAGCCTTAACCACCGATTTTACTGTAAGAGTAAGGCAAAATGGAAAGGGATGGAAAACCGTGCCTACCTATATGGCTAAGGTTACTAATAAGGTAAATACAAATAGCGAATATCAGCTTAGTTCTTTCGCCTATTTTGATTTTTCTGGTGTAGTTGAAGTTGCCGTTACTTACAACAGAGGCATCGTTAAACAAGCCCGGGTGAGGCCGTTGAGTTTTGGCATATCGCCGAAAATACAATCAAATAAAGTCAGTTTTTTTTTGGACAAACCAAGGAACCTTTCCATCGAGATAAACGGAGACATATTTCATAACCTCCAGTTGTTTGCAAATCCACTTGAAACTTTTCGTCCATCGTGGGCCGATACCAGTGTAACCTATTTTGGCCCGGGCATACACCAGGTAGGGGTTTTAAAGGCGCGGTCAAATCAAACTATTTATATAGCGGCAGGTGCCATAGTACAGGGGCAAATACTTATTGATAAAGTAGAGAATGTACGTGTACTCGGCCGTGGAATTTTGACCCAATTGCCCGTTTCACCAAAAGCGGATATTAAGAACACCAGCCCAGCTATTATACCCGGTTCCCGTAATGATCAGCTGACCATCACTTTTTCAAAAAACGTTGAAGTAAATGGAATCATCGTTTTACCACATAAGTACAGCGTGCTTATCGGCCAGTCGGCAGGGGTGAAGATCAGTAACTTTAAGTCGTTTAGCTTTGAAGGAAACGCCGATGGTATTGATGTTTTTTGTAGCTCGGATGTTGCCATCAGCGATATTTTCATGCGGAATTCTGACGATTGCATCGCCATTTACGGCCACAGGTGGAATTATTATGGCAACTCCAAAAACATAACTGTTGCCAACGCAACGCTTTGGGCAGATGTTGCCCACCCGATATTAATTGGTACCCACGGAGACACCAACAACCCGGATACGCTTGAAAATATGACTTTTAAAAATATAGATATACTGGAACAGCACGAGCATCAGATTGATTACCAGGGATGTATTGCGCTAAATGCGGGCGACAGCAACCTGTTGAACCAAATTAGCTTTGAAAATATCCGGGTGGAAGATTTCAGGGAGGGGCAGCTTGTTAATATCAGGGTAATGTTTAATCACTATTACAATACTTCGCCGGGTAGGGGAATACAAAATATTTATTTTAAAGATATTTATTTCAAAGGTAGCCATGCCAATATCTCGGTAATTGCCGGGTACGATAATGACCGCCGCATAAAAAATGTTGTATTTGAAAATTTAAAGATTAACGGTATTGGCATTGCCGATGATATGCCCGGAAAGCCGTCCTATTATAAAACGGCAGATATGGCCAATATCCTCATTGGCGAACATACCGATGGTATACGGTTTATTTCGTCAAAAAATAAGTAG
- a CDS encoding ABC-F family ATP-binding cassette domain-containing protein yields MSILIRSLAYIHPDRETLFENINLAIAKGEKAALVGFNGTGKSTLLQLLAGRLQATGGTVTLSEPFWYVPQQVGNTNQTIAEALQVGKKLTAFRAILNGDVHPNHFVELHDDWEIEEKIKASLAHWQLQYLEPQQTMSMLSGGEKAKVMLAGITLHQPGIILLDEPSNHLDTQSREQLYRLIETSKATILAVSHDRTLLNLLPLTIELSAVGLERFGGNYDFYESQKQQDIDALQARVHEQTKILKQAKAKVRELTEQRQQQEARGKAQGNSGSLPRILAGRRKAQAQQSSARISGVQDEKISQIAAKLSEQRASLQTYQPPVIMLKSSGLHAGKVLIDAREISFGYGEISLWQPLTFQVRSGYRVQVTGANGSGKTTLLSILMGQLQPTTGYISCAAFSYAYLDQEYTLIDEKLGIFEQAQQCNSRLLPEHELRSLLVYAQFPAETWNLRCATLSGGEKLKLALCCLSLRHVAPDILILDEPTNNLDLQSMEMLIRTVRDFGGTLILITHDAWFAEQTGINSIIRLT; encoded by the coding sequence ATGAGTATCCTCATCCGTTCACTCGCGTATATTCATCCCGATAGGGAAACCCTTTTTGAAAATATAAACCTTGCCATAGCTAAAGGCGAAAAAGCCGCACTTGTAGGTTTTAACGGCACCGGAAAATCAACGCTATTACAGTTGCTTGCCGGACGATTACAAGCCACCGGCGGAACGGTTACGCTTTCCGAACCCTTTTGGTATGTTCCGCAGCAAGTGGGTAATACCAACCAAACCATTGCCGAAGCTTTACAGGTTGGTAAAAAGCTCACGGCCTTCAGGGCCATCCTGAACGGCGATGTCCACCCTAATCATTTTGTTGAATTGCATGACGATTGGGAAATTGAAGAAAAAATAAAGGCGAGCCTGGCACACTGGCAACTGCAATACCTTGAGCCGCAGCAAACCATGAGCATGCTTAGCGGCGGGGAAAAGGCCAAAGTGATGTTGGCAGGCATCACATTGCATCAGCCGGGCATTATTTTATTGGATGAGCCCAGTAATCATCTTGATACACAAAGCAGGGAGCAACTTTACCGGTTAATTGAAACCAGTAAGGCCACTATCCTTGCGGTAAGCCACGACCGCACCTTGCTAAATTTATTGCCCCTGACTATAGAATTAAGCGCTGTTGGCCTGGAGCGGTTTGGTGGTAACTATGATTTTTATGAAAGCCAAAAACAGCAGGACATCGATGCCCTGCAGGCCCGCGTTCATGAACAAACTAAAATTCTTAAACAGGCCAAAGCAAAAGTCCGGGAACTAACAGAACAACGCCAGCAGCAGGAAGCCCGCGGCAAAGCACAGGGTAATAGCGGCTCGTTGCCCCGGATCCTGGCCGGTCGGCGCAAAGCCCAGGCACAACAAAGCAGTGCCAGGATAAGCGGTGTTCAGGATGAAAAAATAAGCCAGATTGCTGCAAAGCTCAGCGAACAAAGAGCCAGCCTTCAAACGTATCAGCCTCCTGTTATCATGCTCAAAAGCTCTGGCCTGCACGCCGGCAAAGTATTGATTGATGCCCGGGAAATCAGTTTCGGGTACGGCGAAATCTCCTTATGGCAGCCCTTAACGTTCCAGGTCCGTTCGGGCTACCGCGTGCAGGTTACCGGGGCCAATGGTTCCGGGAAAACCACGCTGCTCAGCATACTCATGGGCCAATTACAACCCACCACGGGTTATATTAGTTGCGCCGCTTTTAGCTACGCATATCTTGACCAGGAGTATACCCTGATTGATGAAAAGTTAGGTATTTTTGAACAGGCGCAACAATGCAATAGCCGCTTGTTACCTGAGCACGAACTGCGGTCGCTGTTGGTTTATGCCCAGTTTCCCGCCGAAACCTGGAACCTGAGATGTGCAACTTTAAGCGGGGGCGAGAAACTGAAACTGGCCCTTTGCTGCCTGTCACTCCGCCACGTTGCTCCCGATATACTCATCCTGGATGAACCCACCAATAACCTTGACCTGCAAAGCATGGAAATGTTGATCAGAACGGTAAGAGATTTTGGTGGAACGCTAATCCTTATCACGCACGATGCCTGGTTTGCCGAACAAACAGGCATCAACAGTATCATTCGGCTGACCTGA
- a CDS encoding HupE/UreJ family protein yields the protein MQNIFSINSRHKNSWRLFIFVSVFAVTALRPTILHAHQTPNTLVFLDAGPNRVALELQMPLSELELAFGNNISKNPETLIEKFGPQLKEYLKGHIHAYLKKTAPWHVEIQALRMDKGTYIENGINYWEVVANVVIIPQPGESTRKFMLDYDVIMHQVINHAALLSIRSDWETGNLNPTSADAMVISWNTKDNVIYPLEINLQQGSWFKGFKSMFALGMQHIKEGTDHLLFLIVLLLPAALLAKNKQWGKFGGAKYSIMRLLKIVTSFTIGHSVTLLIGALGWLKLPAQPVEIAIAFSILVSAVHAIKPIFPGKEMFVAAGFGLIHGLAFASILANLNLGAGTMALSILGFNLGIEAMQLFVVLITIPWLILLSQTSIYKYVRVGGAVISGIIAMAWMLERATQTPNFVSAFVNKAAQQAVWAILLLAILALASFVLNRRVARS from the coding sequence ATGCAAAACATCTTTTCGATAAACAGTCGCCATAAAAACAGTTGGCGGCTGTTTATTTTTGTATCCGTTTTTGCTGTTACAGCATTAAGGCCAACCATTTTACACGCGCATCAAACGCCAAACACACTTGTTTTTTTAGATGCGGGCCCGAACAGGGTTGCCCTGGAACTCCAGATGCCGTTATCAGAACTTGAACTTGCTTTTGGCAACAACATATCTAAAAACCCCGAAACACTTATCGAAAAATTTGGGCCGCAGTTAAAAGAATATCTTAAAGGGCACATCCATGCCTACCTGAAAAAAACTGCCCCATGGCACGTTGAAATACAAGCCCTGAGGATGGATAAAGGCACATATATCGAAAATGGCATTAATTATTGGGAGGTAGTAGCCAACGTTGTTATCATCCCGCAGCCCGGCGAAAGTACGCGGAAGTTTATGCTCGATTATGATGTGATCATGCACCAGGTTATTAACCATGCAGCTCTTCTTTCCATCCGCAGTGATTGGGAGACAGGAAATTTGAATCCCACTTCGGCCGATGCCATGGTTATCAGCTGGAATACCAAAGATAATGTGATATACCCACTGGAAATAAATTTGCAGCAGGGAAGCTGGTTTAAGGGTTTCAAAAGCATGTTTGCCTTAGGTATGCAGCATATTAAAGAAGGCACCGATCATTTGCTGTTTTTGATAGTTTTACTGTTACCTGCAGCACTATTGGCAAAAAACAAGCAATGGGGCAAGTTTGGTGGCGCAAAATACAGTATCATGAGGCTTTTGAAAATTGTCACCTCGTTTACAATTGGCCACTCTGTTACGTTGCTCATTGGCGCATTAGGCTGGTTAAAACTGCCTGCGCAACCCGTAGAAATAGCGATTGCGTTTTCCATTTTAGTTTCCGCGGTTCATGCTATAAAGCCCATTTTTCCGGGGAAAGAGATGTTTGTAGCAGCAGGTTTTGGCTTAATACATGGCTTGGCGTTCGCGTCTATATTAGCTAACCTTAACCTGGGCGCTGGCACCATGGCCCTAAGTATTTTAGGCTTTAATTTGGGTATAGAGGCGATGCAGCTTTTTGTTGTTTTAATTACCATTCCGTGGTTAATTTTACTAAGCCAAACGTCAATTTATAAGTACGTGCGGGTTGGCGGCGCCGTTATCTCGGGTATAATTGCCATGGCATGGATGCTGGAACGTGCCACACAAACGCCTAATTTTGTTTCGGCTTTTGTAAATAAGGCTGCGCAACAGGCCGTGTGGGCCATACTATTGCTGGCAATTTTGGCATTGGCAAGCTTCGTGTTAAACAGGCGTGTTGCCCGTTCATAA